The following is a genomic window from Streptosporangiales bacterium.
CGCCGCGCAGCGCGCGCACCGGCGCGAGCTCGGCGGCGAACGTCCTACGCACCCCACGGACGCGTACGGCCGCAGGCGGCTGCGCGTCGGTCGGTTCAGGCGAAGGAGCGGTGTCCAGGCTGCTGGCCATCATGCGACCTCGAGTCGGTAGGCGTTGACCGGTGTGGCACGGCCCTTGACGGACCGGGAACCCAGGGGTGACCAGGACCACTCGTCCCCGACGGCGCGGACGGTGGACTCCACCGCCACCGTGCTGCCGGCCGGTCGTGCCAGGTCCTGCATGCGCTGAGCGAGGTTGACCGTGTCGCCGACGAGCGTGTACTCCACCCGCTCGTCGCTGCCGAGCAGCGCGGCGGCGACCTCTCCGGTACTGAGCCCGATACCGAGCCCGAACGCGTCGAGGTCGCGCGCGGCCCACTCCTCGTCGAGCGCACGCTGACCGGTGTGCATGTCGCACGCGGCCCTGACGGCACGCGCCGCGTGCTCGGGCTCGGGATCGGGGGCCCCGAACACGGCCATGACCGCGTCGCCGACGTACTGCATGACCGTGCCGCCCGCCGAGAGGATGGCGGCGTTCATCGCCCGGCGGTGCGCGTTCAGCTGGCCGGCGAGGATGCCCGGGTCGGTGCGCTCCGCGATCGCGGAGTAGCCCCGGACGTCCGACATCAGCACGGTGACGACGAGACGCTCGGTGCGTCCGGCGGCGCCGCGGTCGCTGCGCAGCCGCTCGGCGAGACCACCGGGCAGCAGCCGCGACAGGGTCTCGCCCTGCTCCTCGCGGCGCAGGATCGCGGTGTGCAGCATGCGGAGCCGGCGCAGCGCGCCCTGCCGGCCGGCGCTCGCGCCCTCCGCGAGGTCGAGGAAGAGCTGCTCGACCTCCGCGTTCACCGCCTCCGGTGTCTCCCTGCGCGTCGCGGCGATCGCCTTGACCGGCCGGCCCTCCGCGATCTGCCTGAGCAGGTCCTCCTCCTGCGGCGACAGCTCGCCCTCGGCGCGGGCGGGCGACACGAGCGACTGCACGATCTGCGGGTCGAGCAGTGACCCGCCGGCCGCCACCTCGCGGATGGCGCGGCCGAGCAGACCGGCCTCGGCCACCCGGTCCTTGAGCAGGTACGCGTACCCCGCCGCGCCGTCCTGCAGCAGCTTGATCGCGTAGTCGGGGTCGTCGAACTGGCTGAGCACCACCACGCCGGTGCCGGGCAGCCGCTTGCGCACCTCCCGCGCCGCCTCGATGCCCTCGTCCTGGAAGGTGGGCGGCATCCGGATGTCGGTGACGAGCACCTGCGGACGCAGCTTCTCGGCCTGCTCGACGAGCTCGTCGTAGTCGGACGCGACGCCGAGGACGGACAGCCCGGGATCATGGGCGAGCAGGGAGCGCACGCCTTCGCGGACGATCAGGTTGTCGTCCGCCAGCACCAGCGATATCGCTTCCACGTGTTGATTAGAACTCCGGGCCGAACCCGCGACCAGGGTGCTGGGACGAGCGCGCACGGATGCTGGCATCCCGTGAGTTCACCGGCTGGCGCCCTCGTTCGCGCGACCGCGCGGTTCCTACTGTCGTGTCAGTTCTCCGCATCAGCGGCCGACCATCACCGAGGGAGGCGTACCATGCGCGTCGAGTCGCGGGTCACCTCACTGTCCTGGATCCCCTCCGAGGCCGTGACCGGCCTCATGAAGAACGCGTTCACCACCATCAGCCACTACGACGACCCGCCGCCGGCGGAGCTCGGCGACCTCGGGGAGATGCGCGACACCGACCGCTTCCGGTTCGCCAACCGGCTGGCCGTCTGGGCGGAGTTCGACGGTCGGCTGGTGGTCGACCACGGCGCCTCCGGCGGCGTCCTCATGGGCAGCAGCCGCCTGGGCGTCGGTCCGGTCGGCACGTCGTTCGCGGCGATCGCGCTGCCCGACCTGCGCGGCGAGCCGGCGGTCGGCGACGGCTGGGTGCGGTACACACAGACCGTCGGCGGGCGCGCGGCGATGCCGTGTCCGCGGCGGATCTCCAGTCCCCCGTTCGTCCGGCTGCAGTCGCCGCTGGTCTGGACGACGCTGTCGATCACGCTGCACGCCGACGGGACGTCCGAGTCGAACCTCGACGGCGCGAGCCCGTTCCCCCGGCACTGGGTCTACGGCGACGACGACACGCTGATCCTCAAGGCCGGCACGACCGACTACCAGGGCTGGGTCGGGCAGGAGGGCAGGCACCGCACGCCGTGGGGCGACGAGGACTCCCCCGTCGTGGTGACCGCGGCCGAGACCGCGCTGGAGCGGCAGCTCTCGACGACGATCATGCGCGGCGGCCACCGGCCGGTCCTCCGCACCGTGCCGCCCGGTGAGATCGTCGTGAAGCAGGGCAGCGAGGAACGCGACCTGCTGCTGCTCCTCGACGGCGTGCTCACCGTCGACGTCGACGGCACGCCGCTGCCCGAGCTGGGTCCCGGCGCGGTGATCGGCGAACGTGCCGTGCTCGAGGGCGGCCGCCGC
Proteins encoded in this region:
- a CDS encoding response regulator translates to MPASVRARPSTLVAGSARSSNQHVEAISLVLADDNLIVREGVRSLLAHDPGLSVLGVASDYDELVEQAEKLRPQVLVTDIRMPPTFQDEGIEAAREVRKRLPGTGVVVLSQFDDPDYAIKLLQDGAAGYAYLLKDRVAEAGLLGRAIREVAAGGSLLDPQIVQSLVSPARAEGELSPQEEDLLRQIAEGRPVKAIAATRRETPEAVNAEVEQLFLDLAEGASAGRQGALRRLRMLHTAILRREEQGETLSRLLPGGLAERLRSDRGAAGRTERLVVTVLMSDVRGYSAIAERTDPGILAGQLNAHRRAMNAAILSAGGTVMQYVGDAVMAVFGAPDPEPEHAARAVRAACDMHTGQRALDEEWAARDLDAFGLGIGLSTGEVAAALLGSDERVEYTLVGDTVNLAQRMQDLARPAGSTVAVESTVRAVGDEWSWSPLGSRSVKGRATPVNAYRLEVA
- a CDS encoding cyclic nucleotide-binding domain-containing protein, which codes for MRVESRVTSLSWIPSEAVTGLMKNAFTTISHYDDPPPAELGDLGEMRDTDRFRFANRLAVWAEFDGRLVVDHGASGGVLMGSSRLGVGPVGTSFAAIALPDLRGEPAVGDGWVRYTQTVGGRAAMPCPRRISSPPFVRLQSPLVWTTLSITLHADGTSESNLDGASPFPRHWVYGDDDTLILKAGTTDYQGWVGQEGRHRTPWGDEDSPVVVTAAETALERQLSTTIMRGGHRPVLRTVPPGEIVVKQGSEERDLLLLLDGVLTVDVDGTPLPELGPGAVIGERAVLEGGRRTATLTASTQVRLAQVPAEHVDRELLARLAEVHKREQA